CGGACGGCAGCAAAGTGCTGCTTGAGAAAAATAGCCGCCTGAGGTATACAAGAGAATTTGATGGCGGCCAGCGGGAAGTATATCTACACGGCGCGGCGTTTTTTGAAGTACGTAAAAATCCTGAAAAACCTTTTTTGGTATATGCCAATGGATTGATTACAAAGGTTCTGGGTACCAGTTTCCGTGTTCAGGCACATGATGGTGATCCCAATGTTACCGTGGCTGTCAGTACAGGAAGGGTGTCGGTATATTCGGGAAATACTGCAAGGGCGCAGGATCCGGAAGTGCACGGGATTATATTGACACCTAACCAGAAAGCTATTTTTCAGCGTGACATCAGAACACTCAGCAAAACGCTGGTAGAAAAACCTACTATACTTGTTGAAAAGAACCATTTGCCTTCCTTTAGTTTTGAAGATGTACCGGCTGCAGATGTTTTCCAGACCTTGGAAAAAGTATATGGTATTGATGTGGTTTTTGACGAGGAGCTTATGAAAAATTGTACACTTACGGTCAACCTGAGTAAAGAAGATCTGTTCCAGAAGCTGGAGGTGATCTGTAAAGTGCTGGAAGTGAGTTATAAGCTGATCGACGCACAGGTAATTATTTACAGTAAGGGCTGTTGATATCCGTCTATTATTTGTTCCTGCAAGAGTACCAAATGGCCATTATCTGAGTACATATCAGATAAGTGCTAAATCCGTTTATCCTGAATATCTGCACATTCTAAACCCAGGCGGCCTATGTAAAACCCAGAAATTTACTTCACAAAAAAAAGCACCAGTAGTGTTGAGACCACCCTGGCGCTTGGTTTCCTCCAGTCATGTACCGTTCAATGCACAGCGTCAGTTTCCTGACGTGATAGGAGGTGTTTTTGCTCAAAAATTCACAAAAACATTTGAATCTAATGAAAAGACAGCTAATTATAAACCCATTTTTATTTCACCTCATGAAAATCTCACTTCTCCAGGCCTTTTTGGCAGTGATTTTTACAGGTGCTTCGCTTGCCCGTAATGTCTCTGCCCAGGAGTTACTGAACAGAAAGGTTAGTTTGAGGGTTGAAACTCAGGAGATTCGTAAAGTGCTGAATAAAATAGAAAAGCAGGCCGACATCCGGTTTGCTTATCGTCCGCGTGTATTGCCCTCCGATCATAAAATTTCGCTGACTGCCACCAACGTTTCGTTATCCGAAATACTTGAAATGATAACAAAGCCGCTCAGGCTCAAGTATGAAGTAGTTGGGCAGCAGATCATACTGAGTCCTGAGCCAAGCTCTGCTCTCCCTACCGGTACTCCTGGGCGCAGAACGGTGGAAGGAATCTCCAGCGAACAGACCGTTTCGGGGAAAGTCTCAGATGAAAAAGGAGAGGGATTACCTGGGGTAAGTATTGTTGTAAAAGGTACGCAGCAGGGAACGATTACCGATGCTCAGGGACAATATTCACTGAGTTTTCAGGAAAAGAATCCGGTACTGATTTTTTCATTTGTTGGTTATGTCCCGCAGGAAGTTTCGGTTGGTAACCTGGCGAACATTGACATTATCCTGAAAACAGATACTAAGGCACTGGAAGAAGTAGTGGTGGTAGGATATGGAACGCAATCCAGGAGAAATGTGACGGGCTCGGTTTCAAAAGTGGATATGAAACAAACCCAAAACCTGCCCAACACCAATGTTACGCAGTCGCTCCGCGGACGGGTGGCTGGTGTACAGTTTACAGATAACGGGCGCCCCGGGCAGAACGGCACGATCCTGATCCGCGGCCCGCGTTCGTTGAACGGAGGAAATAATCCGCTGATCGTGGTGGACGGGATATTTTTTAACGGTAGCCTGGCAGATCTTAATCCAAATGATATTGAGTCAATGGAGGTTCTGAAAGATGCCAGTTCAGCAGCGATATATGGCTCCCGTGCAGCAAACGGAGTGATCCTGATCACCTCTAAAAAAGGGACTACCGAAAAACCGACAATCCGTATCAACGCTTTTTCGGGTTTATCAGACTGGAGTTACAAACCCAAATTATTGTCGCCGGAGCGTTACCTGCAAAAAACGCTGGACAACCGTCAGCAAAGTGGCCTGACAGCCGACCCTTCCAAGATCCGGGATTATCTGACCACTTCGGAACTTGTTAATTATGATGCGGGAATTACCACAGACCCGTACGATGCGAT
This portion of the Dyadobacter sp. CECT 9275 genome encodes:
- a CDS encoding FecR family protein gives rise to the protein MNYYQFRAEDFAADDYFKQWVCSPDAESEAFWQEFLKDYPEKYYQLNEGKILVQALHHINKIKADEPQVARVWSRIEDTVALKNKSGFRGWVKRYYVWQVAASVLLVLGAAGLWHTRQANTQQIAGTKPASGQWEEAANDTDQPMGVLLADGSKVLLEKNSRLRYTREFDGGQREVYLHGAAFFEVRKNPEKPFLVYANGLITKVLGTSFRVQAHDGDPNVTVAVSTGRVSVYSGNTARAQDPEVHGIILTPNQKAIFQRDIRTLSKTLVEKPTILVEKNHLPSFSFEDVPAADVFQTLEKVYGIDVVFDEELMKNCTLTVNLSKEDLFQKLEVICKVLEVSYKLIDAQVIIYSKGC